In Deinococcus aerophilus, one DNA window encodes the following:
- the proC gene encoding pyrroline-5-carboxylate reductase: protein MELAIVGVGKLGLALLEGVTSRGVLPAGQIGLLDANRARVEELAARTGARVITQGDLGEAGRILVSLQPRVFPEVTEWLAQENAGYISTMAGVSVATLTRRLGTQRVVRVMPNLAATIGLSQTAITGPQEAQGAGDLDFARRLFGAVGDAYDLPEHLFNAFTGMSASGPAYAAVVAEALADGGVRMGLPRVLANELAAKLLVASGELLQRRAHPGMLKDEVASPGGTTIAGLAALEEAGVRGGLMRAVIEATRRSTELGLDQE from the coding sequence ATGGAACTTGCCATCGTTGGCGTCGGAAAACTGGGTCTGGCCCTGCTGGAGGGCGTGACCTCACGCGGGGTGCTGCCTGCCGGACAGATCGGGCTGCTGGACGCCAACCGTGCGCGTGTGGAGGAACTTGCCGCCCGGACCGGAGCGCGGGTGATCACTCAGGGCGATCTGGGAGAAGCGGGCCGCATTCTGGTCAGTCTGCAGCCGCGCGTCTTTCCCGAGGTCACCGAGTGGCTGGCCCAGGAGAATGCCGGGTACATCAGCACCATGGCGGGGGTCAGCGTGGCAACCCTGACCCGACGGCTGGGCACCCAGCGGGTCGTGCGCGTGATGCCCAATCTCGCGGCGACCATCGGCCTGTCCCAGACCGCCATCACCGGGCCGCAAGAAGCCCAGGGCGCGGGCGACCTGGACTTTGCCCGCCGGCTGTTCGGTGCCGTCGGAGACGCCTACGACCTGCCCGAACACCTGTTCAACGCCTTTACTGGCATGAGCGCGTCCGGTCCCGCCTACGCCGCCGTGGTGGCCGAGGCGCTGGCGGACGGGGGCGTGCGGATGGGCCTGCCGCGGGTGCTGGCCAACGAACTGGCCGCCAAGCTGCTTGTCGCCAGCGGTGAACTGCTGCAGCGCCGCGCCCACCCCGGCATGCTCAAGGACGAGGTGGCCTCGCCCGGAGGCACCACAATCGCCGGACTGGCGGCGCTGGAGGAGGCGGGCGTACGCGGCGGCCTGATGCGCGCCGTGATCGAGGCGACCCGCCGCAGCACCGAGCTGGGGCTCGATCAGGAGTAG
- a CDS encoding 50S ribosomal protein L11 methyltransferase codes for MLVYHLPGTFETRENHLDLLWEAGATGLEERAGLIRAYFDERLDLPTDIADGEWRAEADQDWLAQFKANLRPVRAGRVTVVPPWLLHEVEPGQVPLVIEPGMAFGTGHHATTRMAVEALSALDLGGQRVLDVGTGSGVLAIAAALLGAGSALGLDIDPLTIPIARENAEINRVPPGRATFLEGSVGLGQELPEDAAPDGVFDVLVANLYAELHDLLAGEYALHLRPGGPLILTGILTSKLDLVRTALDREGFGDVTVREDGEWVLVTARAPEA; via the coding sequence ATGCTGGTGTATCACCTCCCCGGAACCTTTGAGACACGCGAGAACCATCTGGACCTGTTGTGGGAGGCGGGGGCGACCGGCCTGGAAGAACGTGCCGGACTGATCCGGGCCTACTTTGATGAACGCCTGGACCTGCCCACCGACATTGCCGATGGCGAGTGGCGCGCTGAGGCCGATCAGGACTGGCTGGCCCAGTTCAAGGCCAACCTGCGTCCGGTGCGGGCGGGACGCGTGACCGTGGTGCCGCCGTGGCTGCTGCACGAGGTGGAGCCCGGGCAGGTGCCGCTGGTGATCGAGCCGGGCATGGCCTTTGGCACCGGCCACCACGCCACCACGCGCATGGCCGTGGAGGCGCTGTCGGCGCTGGACCTCGGCGGACAGCGCGTGCTGGACGTGGGAACCGGCAGCGGCGTGCTTGCCATCGCGGCGGCGCTGCTGGGGGCCGGGTCCGCCCTGGGACTGGACATTGACCCCCTCACCATTCCGATTGCGCGCGAGAACGCGGAGATCAACCGGGTGCCGCCGGGCCGGGCCACCTTTCTGGAGGGCAGCGTGGGCCTGGGCCAGGAATTGCCCGAAGACGCCGCACCAGACGGAGTGTTTGACGTGCTCGTCGCCAACCTGTATGCCGAGCTGCATGACCTGCTGGCGGGCGAATACGCCCTGCACCTGCGCCCCGGCGGGCCGCTGATTCTGACCGGCATTCTGACGAGCAAGCTGGACCTGGTCCGCACGGCACTGGACCGTGAGGGCTTTGGCGACGTGACTGTGCGCGAGGACGGCGAGTGGGTGCTCGTCACGGCCCGCGCGCCGGAGGCATGA
- a CDS encoding 16S rRNA (uracil(1498)-N(3))-methyltransferase, producing MSRHRVRVADLAPEMTLGPREVRHLHVLRLAVGDALRVFDGQGAEASATIAVLEPERAVLQLGDVVERVAETPCPLTLAVALLKGDKLSDVVRAATELGVASVQLLITERADAREIGAQKLTRLQRIAEEASKQSRRAVIPTVLSPVPLAGWQWEGQLFVAQPGSPERLGGLLDWAAPVNVLTGPEGGLSEREVAGLLERGAHAVTLGPRILRAETAPVALLGAIAAMGR from the coding sequence ATGAGCCGCCACCGCGTGCGGGTGGCCGACCTCGCCCCCGAGATGACCCTCGGCCCGCGCGAGGTCCGGCACCTGCATGTCCTGCGCCTCGCGGTGGGCGACGCGCTGCGCGTCTTCGACGGTCAGGGGGCCGAGGCGAGCGCCACGATCGCGGTGCTGGAGCCCGAGCGGGCCGTGCTGCAGCTGGGCGACGTGGTCGAGAGAGTGGCCGAGACTCCCTGTCCGCTAACGCTGGCGGTGGCGCTGCTCAAGGGCGACAAGCTCTCGGACGTGGTGCGCGCCGCCACCGAACTGGGGGTGGCCTCGGTGCAGTTGCTCATCACCGAGCGCGCCGACGCCCGCGAGATCGGCGCCCAGAAGCTGACGCGCCTGCAGCGCATTGCCGAGGAGGCGAGCAAGCAGTCGCGCCGCGCCGTCATCCCCACGGTCCTCTCCCCCGTGCCGCTGGCCGGGTGGCAGTGGGAGGGGCAGCTGTTCGTCGCACAGCCCGGCTCGCCGGAGCGGCTCGGCGGGCTGCTGGACTGGGCCGCTCCGGTCAACGTCCTGACCGGCCCGGAAGGGGGCCTGAGCGAACGCGAGGTCGCCGGACTATTGGAACGCGGCGCGCACGCCGTCACCCTGGGGCCGCGCATCCTGCGCGCAGAAACGGCTCCGGTGGCGCTGCTCGGAGCGATTGCGGCGATGGGCAGGTAA
- the recO gene encoding DNA repair protein RecO, whose translation MRLRTANRSGIVMRRRVLPSGDILVTLLTPQGKLKAIARGGVRGPLASRLNLFHHVGVQVYQTPNNDLATVKQAVLEGALPTLAEPGRHAFAHLMAEFADALFQEGEFSEQAFELFAGALRGVAHQPDPEWVALVMSYKLLGLAGIMPQTARCTRCGVPDPAHPDPLGGQMLCAACASLPAYPPQALDFLQNAVRRSVRASMEEPVPPAQRPPLWRALERFVTVQVGGVHSWRQLVPSEVEAQELLPGTR comes from the coding sequence GTGAGGCTGCGCACCGCCAACCGCAGCGGCATCGTGATGCGCCGCCGGGTGCTGCCCTCCGGAGACATTCTCGTGACGCTGCTGACGCCTCAGGGCAAGCTCAAGGCCATCGCGCGCGGCGGGGTGCGCGGGCCGCTGGCAAGCCGCCTGAACCTGTTTCACCATGTCGGGGTGCAGGTGTACCAGACCCCCAACAATGACCTCGCCACCGTGAAGCAGGCGGTGCTGGAGGGTGCGCTGCCCACCCTGGCCGAGCCGGGGCGCCATGCGTTTGCGCACCTGATGGCCGAGTTCGCCGACGCCCTGTTTCAGGAGGGCGAGTTCAGTGAGCAGGCCTTCGAGCTGTTCGCCGGGGCGCTGCGCGGCGTGGCCCACCAGCCGGACCCCGAGTGGGTGGCGCTGGTCATGAGCTACAAGCTGCTGGGCCTGGCCGGCATCATGCCCCAGACCGCCCGCTGCACCCGCTGCGGCGTGCCGGACCCCGCCCACCCCGACCCGCTGGGCGGCCAGATGCTGTGCGCGGCCTGCGCCAGCCTGCCCGCCTATCCCCCGCAGGCCCTGGACTTTTTGCAGAACGCGGTGCGCCGCTCGGTCCGGGCAAGCATGGAAGAGCCCGTGCCGCCGGCCCAGCGCCCCCCGCTGTGGCGGGCCCTGGAGCGCTTCGTGACCGTGCAGGTGGGAGGAGTCCACAGCTGGCGGCAACTGGTGCCCAGCGAAGTGGAAGCTCAGGAACTGCTGCCCGGAACGCGGTAG
- a CDS encoding MgtC/SapB family protein, whose translation MEGVWQELRLMEGLLVAFVLSGVIGWERERSGHSAGLRTHMMVGMSAALFVVLADTLISNFGGRDAGVRFDMIGILGAVVSGISFLGAGVIFSAGRGEKARGLTTAAGLLATAGVGLACGLHLYVLATGATLLFVFTLAVIQRWLEHKGHAEREG comes from the coding sequence ATGGAAGGAGTCTGGCAGGAGCTGAGGCTCATGGAAGGTCTGCTCGTGGCCTTTGTGCTCAGCGGCGTGATCGGGTGGGAACGGGAACGGTCGGGGCACAGCGCGGGCCTGCGGACCCACATGATGGTCGGCATGAGCGCGGCCCTGTTCGTGGTGCTCGCCGACACGCTGATCAGCAATTTCGGGGGGCGGGACGCGGGCGTGCGCTTTGACATGATCGGCATCCTGGGAGCGGTGGTCAGCGGCATCAGCTTTCTGGGCGCGGGCGTGATTTTCTCTGCAGGACGCGGCGAGAAGGCCAGGGGCCTGACCACGGCGGCGGGCCTGCTCGCCACGGCGGGCGTGGGGCTCGCCTGCGGACTGCATCTGTACGTGCTCGCCACCGGCGCGACGTTGCTGTTCGTCTTCACGCTGGCCGTCATCCAGCGGTGGCTGGAACATAAGGGCCACGCAGAACGCGAGGGATAA
- a CDS encoding GntR family transcriptional regulator, with the protein MSLSERAAFARPVLVRDGVYEHLRRAVLDGEIAPGERIGEAELGESLGVSRTPIREAIMRLTQDGLLVASANRGVRVRTVTAQEARDTYVVREELDGLAAAVAATAHTRDDAGALRAALKQVNAAPAGDYREQTRLDLGFHRTITLAAHNATLTDLARDLEQRVALIKHQTRTYNAHPETAAQHAALLKAILDRDAGAAREAARQHVRTFAALVLHDLAAGAES; encoded by the coding sequence ATGAGCCTCTCCGAGCGTGCGGCGTTTGCCCGGCCCGTGCTGGTGCGCGACGGTGTGTATGAACACCTGCGCCGCGCCGTGCTGGACGGCGAGATCGCCCCCGGAGAGCGCATCGGGGAGGCCGAGCTGGGCGAGAGCCTGGGGGTGTCACGCACGCCCATCCGCGAGGCCATCATGCGGCTCACGCAGGACGGCCTGCTCGTCGCTTCTGCGAACCGGGGCGTGCGGGTGCGCACCGTCACGGCGCAGGAAGCGCGCGACACCTATGTGGTGCGCGAGGAACTCGACGGACTGGCCGCCGCCGTCGCCGCCACCGCCCACACCCGGGACGACGCCGGGGCGCTGCGGGCGGCGCTGAAACAGGTCAATGCCGCGCCGGCCGGGGATTACCGGGAACAGACCCGGCTGGACCTGGGCTTTCACCGCACCATTACCCTGGCCGCGCACAACGCCACCCTGACCGATCTCGCCCGCGACCTGGAACAGCGCGTGGCCCTGATCAAGCACCAGACCCGCACCTACAATGCCCACCCCGAAACGGCCGCCCAACACGCCGCCCTCCTCAAGGCCATCCTGGACCGTGACGCGGGCGCGGCCCGTGAGGCGGCCCGGCAGCATGTCCGCACCTTTGCGGCGCTGGTCCTGCATGACCTCGCAGCCGGGGCCGAAAGCTGA
- a CDS encoding proline dehydrogenase family protein, producing MIDQLYRKAILTVSGQKFVEDIVRKQGWGLAQRFVAGEEVDGAIAAVRELQQDGILGNLDLLGEFVASPEKANEFAEKVLHLLDAAHTAGIPPYASVKLSAVGQGQTVDGQDLGLTNARRIVGRAREHGGFICLDMEDHPRVDQTLEQFRILVGEFGAQHVGTVLQSYLYRTEADRSSLDDLRPNLRIVKGAYLEPDSVAMPDKADVDASYRKLVYAHMAAGNYVNVATHDESIIEDVKHYALAHGISKEAYEFQMLYGVRRDLQKELAAAGYRVRAYIPYGRDWYPYFSRRIAERPANVMFVLRGMLKG from the coding sequence ATGATTGATCAGCTCTACCGCAAGGCCATCCTGACTGTTTCAGGACAGAAATTCGTGGAAGACATCGTCCGCAAACAGGGCTGGGGTCTGGCGCAGCGTTTTGTGGCCGGTGAGGAGGTGGACGGAGCGATCGCCGCTGTTCGGGAACTCCAGCAGGACGGCATTCTGGGCAACCTCGATCTGCTGGGCGAATTCGTGGCCTCGCCGGAAAAGGCCAATGAATTTGCCGAGAAGGTGTTGCACCTGCTCGATGCCGCCCACACCGCCGGTATTCCGCCCTACGCCAGCGTGAAGCTCTCGGCGGTGGGCCAGGGCCAGACGGTCGACGGTCAGGACCTGGGGCTCACCAACGCCCGGCGCATCGTGGGCCGGGCCAGGGAGCACGGCGGTTTCATCTGCCTGGACATGGAAGACCACCCGCGTGTAGACCAGACCCTGGAGCAGTTCCGCATCCTGGTCGGCGAGTTTGGGGCGCAGCATGTGGGCACGGTGTTGCAGAGCTATCTGTACCGCACCGAGGCGGACCGCAGCAGCCTGGACGACCTGCGCCCCAACCTGCGCATCGTGAAGGGCGCGTACCTGGAGCCCGACTCGGTCGCCATGCCCGACAAGGCCGATGTGGACGCCAGCTACCGCAAGCTGGTCTACGCGCACATGGCCGCCGGCAATTATGTGAACGTGGCGACCCACGACGAGAGCATCATCGAGGACGTCAAGCACTATGCGCTGGCGCACGGGATCTCCAAGGAGGCCTACGAATTCCAGATGCTGTACGGCGTGCGCCGTGACCTGCAGAAAGAGCTCGCGGCGGCAGGCTACCGCGTGCGCGCCTACATCCCCTATGGCCGCGACTGGTATCCGTACTTCAGCCGCCGGATTGCCGAACGGCCCGCCAACGTGATGTTCGTCCTGCGCGGCATGCTCAAGGGGTGA
- a CDS encoding SDR family oxidoreductase: MNGSVIGVTGAPGNIGTPLVRELLRRGARVRVLARHPDRAQDAFAGASAGQIEVRTLEFGRRQTYLDAFGGLDSLFVLRPPQITQVRRDMVPALDVALGAGVRHFALLSLQGAHRLPFTPHAQLEQHLRGNGAAYTFLRPSFFLQNLTTTHLPELRHGELAVPAGRGRTSFVDARDVAEAAATVLTERGHEHRSYELTGPEALTYREVAEIFTHVTGKLFRYTAPSPLAFFRRMRRRGLPAAQVLALEAVYATIRLGLAGHVSADLPALLGRPSRTTADFAHDLRPLLQAQGESHA; encoded by the coding sequence GTGAACGGGTCGGTGATCGGCGTCACCGGAGCGCCCGGGAACATCGGCACGCCGCTGGTGCGCGAGCTGCTGCGGCGCGGCGCGCGGGTGCGGGTGCTGGCCCGCCACCCGGACCGGGCGCAGGATGCCTTCGCCGGTGCCTCCGCCGGGCAGATCGAGGTCCGGACGCTGGAATTCGGCCGGCGTCAGACGTATCTGGACGCCTTCGGGGGCCTCGACAGCCTGTTCGTGTTGCGCCCGCCGCAGATCACTCAGGTCCGCCGGGACATGGTTCCCGCACTGGACGTGGCGCTGGGGGCCGGGGTACGGCACTTTGCGCTTCTGTCTCTGCAGGGGGCCCACCGCCTGCCCTTCACGCCGCATGCCCAGCTGGAACAGCATCTGCGGGGCAACGGCGCGGCGTACACCTTCTTGCGCCCCAGCTTCTTCCTGCAGAACCTGACCACCACGCACCTGCCCGAACTCCGGCACGGAGAGCTGGCCGTGCCCGCCGGCCGGGGGCGCACCAGTTTTGTGGACGCCCGGGATGTGGCCGAAGCCGCCGCCACCGTGCTGACCGAACGTGGACACGAGCACCGGTCCTACGAACTCACCGGCCCCGAGGCGCTGACCTACCGCGAGGTGGCCGAGATCTTCACGCACGTCACCGGAAAGCTGTTCCGCTACACCGCTCCCAGCCCGCTGGCCTTCTTCCGCCGAATGCGTAGGCGGGGCCTGCCCGCCGCACAGGTTCTGGCGCTGGAAGCCGTCTACGCCACCATCCGGCTCGGCCTCGCCGGACACGTCTCCGCCGACCTGCCGGCGCTGCTGGGCCGCCCCTCCCGCACCACCGCAGACTTCGCCCACGACCTCCGCCCTCTACTACAAGCTCAAGGAGAATCCCATGCTTAA
- the pruA gene encoding L-glutamate gamma-semialdehyde dehydrogenase, whose product MLKIQEYRPQAFIDFTLPENVAAYAAALQKVRAELLGKHYPLVIDGERVDTAGKLESINPCDTSEVVGTTARATTEDAERALNGAWKAFEDWKTWDMDARARILLKASAILKRRRLEACALMSIEVGKNYAESDVEVAEAIDFLEYYARSAMKYTGFGSSETTWFEGEENGLMSLPLGVGVSISPWNFPCAIFLGMLAAPIVAGNCVIAKPAEDSGLIAGFIADIMYEAGLPAGVLQFLPGVGSEVGEYLTTHAKTRFITFTGSRAVGLHINEVAAKVQPGQKWIKKVVLELGGKDGMIVDETADLDVAVLAAVQGAFGFNGQKCSAMSRLIVVDKVYDAVVNAFVERAAALKIGTGEENAPVTAVVNQESFDKIKSYLDLAPSEGKVLLGGEAPGDANGKTGYYVHPTIVGDVKRDARLAQEEIFGPVVSVIRAADWQDALDIANSTEYGLTGGVCSRDRARLEQARQEFEAGNLYFNRKITGAIVGVQPFGGYNMSGTDSKAGGPDYLANFMQLKTVTERW is encoded by the coding sequence ATGCTTAAGATTCAGGAATACCGCCCGCAGGCCTTCATCGACTTCACCCTGCCCGAGAACGTCGCTGCCTACGCAGCCGCGCTGCAAAAAGTCCGGGCCGAACTGCTGGGCAAGCATTACCCGCTGGTCATTGACGGCGAGCGTGTGGACACCGCCGGCAAACTGGAATCCATCAATCCGTGTGACACCTCAGAAGTGGTGGGCACGACGGCCAGGGCCACGACCGAGGACGCCGAGCGTGCGCTGAATGGCGCGTGGAAAGCCTTCGAGGACTGGAAGACCTGGGACATGGACGCCCGCGCCCGCATTCTGCTGAAGGCCTCGGCCATCCTCAAGCGCCGCCGCCTGGAGGCCTGCGCCCTGATGAGCATCGAGGTGGGCAAGAACTACGCCGAGTCCGATGTGGAGGTGGCCGAGGCCATCGACTTCCTGGAGTACTACGCCCGCAGCGCCATGAAGTACACCGGCTTCGGCAGCAGCGAAACCACCTGGTTCGAGGGCGAGGAAAACGGCCTGATGTCGCTGCCGCTGGGCGTGGGCGTCTCCATCTCGCCGTGGAACTTTCCCTGCGCCATCTTCCTGGGCATGCTCGCCGCGCCCATCGTGGCAGGCAACTGCGTGATCGCCAAACCAGCCGAGGACTCGGGCCTCATCGCCGGATTCATCGCCGACATCATGTACGAGGCCGGACTGCCCGCCGGGGTGCTGCAGTTTCTGCCCGGGGTGGGCTCCGAGGTCGGCGAGTACCTGACCACCCACGCAAAAACACGCTTTATCACCTTTACCGGCAGCCGCGCGGTGGGCCTGCACATCAACGAGGTGGCCGCCAAGGTGCAGCCCGGCCAGAAGTGGATCAAGAAGGTCGTGCTGGAACTGGGAGGCAAGGACGGGATGATCGTCGACGAAACGGCGGATCTGGACGTGGCCGTGCTCGCCGCCGTGCAGGGAGCGTTCGGCTTCAACGGCCAGAAGTGCAGCGCCATGAGCCGCCTGATTGTGGTGGACAAGGTGTACGACGCGGTGGTAAACGCCTTCGTGGAACGTGCCGCCGCGCTGAAGATCGGCACCGGTGAGGAGAACGCGCCCGTTACGGCCGTGGTGAACCAGGAGTCCTTCGACAAGATCAAGAGCTACCTGGACCTGGCCCCCAGCGAAGGCAAGGTGCTGCTGGGCGGCGAGGCTCCCGGTGACGCGAACGGCAAGACCGGGTACTACGTGCACCCCACCATCGTCGGCGACGTGAAGCGGGACGCCCGTCTGGCCCAGGAGGAAATCTTCGGGCCGGTGGTATCGGTGATCCGCGCCGCAGACTGGCAGGACGCGCTGGACATCGCCAATTCCACCGAGTACGGCCTGACCGGCGGCGTGTGCAGCCGTGACCGCGCCCGGCTGGAGCAGGCCCGCCAGGAGTTCGAGGCCGGCAACCTGTACTTCAACCGCAAGATCACGGGGGCGATCGTGGGCGTGCAGCCCTTCGGCGGCTACAACATGAGCGGCACCGACAGCAAGGCGGGCGGACCGGACTACCTCGCCAACTTCATGCAGCTCAAGACCGTGACCGAGCGCTGGTAA
- a CDS encoding S8 family serine peptidase, with amino-acid sequence MKYTPCLLAASLALSLAACGQSPQIAASDPGAPGAGIEAFSGAYLIGFKQDGLQGQNLQQQALMQAQAISSAGGTATGQWTEISAAAARLSPAALEKLRANPLVEYVEPDLVRHAMGTRSAGTAAAAVSRGSLGRQNLYAQDVYNASGETTWGNAALRVPALRTANYTGAGVAVCVTDTGIDGNHPEFGGKLKGFKNFVTTEANRNDPYALNDVSHHGTHVSGTIFAQYGAGTGASGLQAGQDPNGIGGVASGVNLYMARVLGDSGSGSSSGIINGVNWCVAQLKSQGGTENKVVVSMSLGGGRASKTEERAYTAAYNKGALIVAATGNDGGAVSYPAAYPNVVGIGAIDSNEAKADFSNFGTQVDLVGPGVHVLSSIPLGQGVAATGSGGGVAFTDVQAADLSGKGTMSGTVVAAGGTNNEFCGVGTRNSALNGAIALISRGTCSFEEKTANAVGSGAKAVLIYNNTAGSLGMTLTNTYSVPVAGILQTDGTALLGKLPTTGTVSVTGSDYEYLDGTSMATPHVSAAAALVWAAKPTLTNTQLLSLLKSTAKDLGAAGRDNNFGDGLVNPLKAITGQ; translated from the coding sequence ATGAAATACACCCCTTGTCTGCTGGCCGCTTCCCTCGCTCTCTCGCTCGCCGCCTGCGGGCAATCTCCCCAGATTGCCGCCTCTGACCCGGGCGCACCCGGCGCCGGCATTGAGGCTTTCAGCGGAGCCTATCTGATCGGCTTTAAACAAGACGGACTGCAGGGACAGAACCTTCAGCAGCAGGCGCTGATGCAGGCGCAGGCCATCTCTTCTGCCGGCGGAACCGCCACGGGACAGTGGACAGAGATCAGCGCCGCCGCCGCACGCCTCTCACCAGCGGCTCTGGAGAAACTCAGGGCCAACCCGCTGGTCGAGTATGTCGAGCCTGATCTGGTGCGCCACGCCATGGGCACGCGCAGCGCAGGCACCGCTGCCGCGGCAGTCAGCCGCGGCAGCCTGGGCCGCCAGAACCTGTATGCCCAGGATGTGTATAACGCCAGCGGCGAGACCACTTGGGGGAATGCAGCGCTGCGGGTGCCTGCGCTGCGGACTGCCAACTACACCGGCGCGGGTGTGGCGGTATGTGTCACCGACACCGGTATTGACGGCAACCACCCCGAATTCGGAGGCAAACTCAAAGGGTTCAAAAACTTTGTGACCACCGAGGCCAACCGCAACGACCCCTACGCACTGAATGACGTATCGCATCACGGCACGCATGTGTCGGGCACCATCTTCGCCCAGTACGGCGCGGGCACCGGGGCGAGTGGTCTGCAGGCCGGTCAGGATCCCAACGGGATCGGCGGCGTTGCCAGCGGCGTCAATCTGTACATGGCGCGCGTGCTGGGGGACAGCGGCAGCGGCAGCAGCAGCGGCATCATCAATGGGGTGAACTGGTGCGTGGCGCAGCTCAAGTCCCAGGGCGGCACCGAGAACAAGGTCGTGGTCAGCATGAGCCTGGGTGGTGGCCGGGCCAGCAAGACCGAGGAACGCGCCTATACAGCTGCTTACAACAAGGGCGCCCTGATTGTCGCAGCCACCGGCAATGACGGCGGCGCGGTCTCGTATCCCGCCGCCTACCCCAATGTGGTGGGCATCGGAGCCATTGACAGCAACGAAGCCAAGGCCGACTTCAGCAACTTTGGCACCCAGGTGGATCTGGTCGGTCCCGGCGTGCACGTTCTGAGCAGCATTCCGCTGGGACAGGGTGTGGCCGCGACAGGCAGCGGGGGGGGCGTGGCCTTCACGGACGTACAGGCGGCAGACCTCAGCGGTAAGGGCACCATGAGCGGCACTGTCGTTGCGGCAGGCGGCACCAACAACGAGTTCTGCGGAGTGGGCACACGCAATTCGGCCCTGAACGGTGCCATCGCCCTGATCTCCCGCGGCACCTGCTCGTTCGAGGAAAAGACGGCCAACGCGGTGGGCAGCGGAGCCAAGGCGGTACTGATCTACAACAACACGGCGGGCAGCCTGGGGATGACTCTGACCAACACCTACAGCGTGCCGGTGGCAGGCATTCTGCAAACGGACGGCACGGCACTTCTGGGCAAACTGCCCACCACCGGCACCGTCAGCGTCACTGGATCAGACTACGAGTACCTCGACGGCACCAGCATGGCCACCCCGCATGTCAGCGCCGCCGCCGCCCTGGTGTGGGCTGCCAAACCCACCCTAACCAATACCCAGTTGCTCAGCCTGCTCAAGTCCACCGCCAAGGATCTGGGAGCTGCCGGACGGGACAACAACTTCGGCGATGGTCTGGTTAATCCCCTCAAGGCCATCACCGGCCAGTAA